Proteins from one Caldanaerovirga acetigignens genomic window:
- a CDS encoding DUF3798 domain-containing protein yields MVKKLISVFLILVFCLSVAGCGNTGTQNSSSGGNASQGSGYKIAIYTNTVSQNEEEFRSAEQAQKKYPDIIVTQTMPDNFMKEQETLIANAVALVSDKNVKALIMNQAVPGAAAAFEKIKQQRPDVLLIAITPAEQDVIGDKADIVVQADELSMGYKMVEQAKKFGAKTFVHYSFPRHMSYPLLARRRDILKQECEKAGIKFVDATAPDPTGDAGLPGAQQFIIEDIPRKVAEYGKDTVFFSTNCGMQEPLIKTALEQGAMVVQQCCPSPFHGYPGALGINIPPDKAGDVNYVIEQIKAKIAEKGGTGRFSTWPIPAGMLFTAAAVEYAKLYAEGKLASKNDPEAFKKCLQEVAGDTKIEISNYVEVGADGKEIKHDNFYMVLSDYITF; encoded by the coding sequence GTGGTTAAAAAACTTATTTCTGTATTTTTAATCTTAGTGTTCTGCTTGAGCGTAGCAGGGTGCGGGAACACCGGAACGCAGAATTCCTCTTCGGGTGGAAATGCCTCTCAAGGTTCGGGCTATAAGATTGCCATCTACACCAATACTGTTTCTCAAAACGAAGAAGAATTCAGATCCGCTGAGCAGGCCCAGAAAAAGTACCCGGACATTATAGTGACCCAGACGATGCCTGACAACTTTATGAAAGAGCAGGAGACCCTTATAGCCAATGCTGTTGCCTTGGTTTCCGACAAGAATGTTAAGGCTCTGATTATGAACCAGGCGGTTCCCGGTGCGGCGGCGGCTTTCGAAAAAATAAAGCAACAGCGTCCAGACGTTCTTTTGATTGCCATAACCCCTGCCGAACAGGATGTCATCGGAGACAAGGCCGATATAGTTGTTCAGGCTGATGAACTTTCCATGGGCTACAAAATGGTGGAACAGGCCAAAAAATTTGGAGCTAAGACCTTTGTGCATTATTCATTCCCGAGGCATATGTCTTACCCGCTTCTTGCCAGAAGAAGAGACATATTGAAGCAGGAATGCGAAAAGGCGGGGATAAAATTCGTCGACGCTACTGCGCCTGACCCCACAGGTGATGCGGGATTGCCTGGTGCGCAGCAGTTCATCATCGAGGACATTCCCAGAAAGGTTGCCGAATACGGAAAGGATACCGTATTTTTCAGCACCAACTGCGGTATGCAGGAGCCTCTAATAAAAACAGCATTAGAACAAGGTGCCATGGTGGTGCAGCAGTGCTGTCCTAGCCCCTTCCACGGCTATCCTGGGGCCCTTGGCATAAACATTCCTCCTGACAAGGCCGGAGACGTGAATTACGTGATAGAGCAGATAAAGGCTAAAATTGCGGAAAAAGGAGGAACGGGCAGGTTCTCTACCTGGCCGATTCCAGCAGGAATGCTCTTTACTGCGGCTGCGGTGGAATACGCGAAACTTTACGCGGAAGGGAAATTAGCATCTAAAAACGACCCTGAAGCCTTTAAAAAGTGTTTGCAGGAAGTTGCCGGTGATACGAAGATTGAAATAAGCAATTACGTCGAAGTGGGTGCGGATGGGAAGGAAATAAAGCACGACAATTTCTATATGGTTCTGAGCGACTACATAACCTTCTAA
- a CDS encoding SIR2 family NAD-dependent protein deacylase produces the protein MSTSEKDIIKESAEIIKKSRYTLVLTGAGISTESGIPDYRSKGTGLWEKYDPIQKASLSALMHNPKEFYDFNLPRWSSYIDAKPNIAHKVLALMEEQGLIYGVITQNIDGLHIKAGSKKVWEVHGHLRTCHCMECGRSYPFTELKEQYEKGVNPPRCRKCSGMLRPDVVLFEDPMGKDYYRALEALRGCELLIVVGSSLQVYPVADMPGYAEKLIIINREPTPWDKKATLVFHSSAGEYFTKLARELNLE, from the coding sequence ATGTCGACATCAGAAAAGGACATCATAAAAGAATCGGCGGAAATAATAAAAAAATCCCGCTATACGCTAGTTCTTACAGGGGCGGGAATAAGCACTGAAAGCGGGATTCCCGATTATCGAAGCAAAGGCACAGGTCTTTGGGAAAAATACGACCCTATCCAGAAAGCAAGTTTATCCGCCCTTATGCATAATCCTAAAGAATTTTACGATTTTAACCTGCCGCGGTGGAGCAGCTATATTGACGCCAAACCCAACATAGCGCACAAAGTACTAGCTTTGATGGAAGAGCAAGGACTGATATATGGAGTGATTACCCAGAATATAGATGGGCTACACATAAAGGCGGGTTCCAAAAAAGTATGGGAAGTCCACGGACACCTTCGCACATGCCACTGCATGGAATGCGGTAGGTCCTATCCTTTCACAGAATTAAAAGAGCAATACGAAAAAGGCGTAAATCCTCCTCGGTGCAGGAAATGCAGCGGAATGCTTCGCCCCGACGTGGTGCTCTTCGAAGACCCAATGGGCAAGGATTATTATCGAGCTTTAGAGGCTTTAAGGGGATGCGAACTTTTGATAGTGGTGGGAAGCAGCCTTCAGGTTTATCCTGTTGCCGATATGCCCGGATACGCGGAAAAGCTAATAATAATAAACAGGGAACCCACTCCATGGGACAAAAAAGCCACTTTAGTTTTTCACTCATCTGCGGGCGAGTATTTCACAAAATTAGCTAGGGAATTAAATTTAGAATAA
- a CDS encoding selenium metabolism-associated LysR family transcriptional regulator, whose amino-acid sequence MEFHQLEAFVKVAENKSFSKAAASLFLTQPTVSSHIISLEKELNAKLFDRRGKEVELTPAGRILYEKAKLILEEKVRILEEIKHFLGTVEGELKICASSIPAVYILPFLIKKFNELYPGVKLKAHQADSGEVIRMVSDGEVEMGIVGTALTTDELVFESFMTDELVLITPVCWKKKRFEKGKSVSIGDIIEERFVLREKTSGTRKVFEKALSDKGIKLEDLNVVAEFGSSEAVKHAVKEGMGISVISQKAVLDYEKMGFINVYRIGDLDLRRNFYLVYKKSRTLSPNAATFKEFILNLIP is encoded by the coding sequence GTGGAATTCCATCAGTTAGAAGCTTTCGTAAAAGTAGCGGAAAATAAAAGCTTTTCAAAAGCTGCGGCTTCGCTTTTTTTGACTCAACCCACGGTAAGCTCCCATATAATTTCTCTGGAAAAAGAACTAAACGCAAAACTTTTCGACAGGCGGGGAAAGGAAGTAGAATTAACTCCGGCAGGCAGGATTTTGTACGAAAAAGCAAAACTCATCTTGGAAGAGAAAGTAAGGATTCTTGAAGAAATTAAGCATTTTTTGGGGACCGTGGAGGGGGAACTCAAGATTTGCGCAAGCTCCATTCCGGCGGTCTACATACTGCCATTTTTGATAAAAAAATTTAACGAACTGTATCCCGGGGTTAAGTTAAAGGCACACCAGGCCGATTCGGGAGAGGTTATAAGAATGGTTTCCGACGGGGAAGTTGAGATGGGTATTGTAGGCACCGCTTTGACGACCGACGAGCTGGTATTCGAATCTTTTATGACCGATGAACTGGTGCTGATAACGCCCGTTTGCTGGAAAAAAAAGAGGTTTGAAAAAGGGAAGTCGGTATCAATTGGCGATATTATTGAAGAAAGATTTGTATTGCGCGAAAAAACTTCCGGCACGAGAAAGGTTTTTGAAAAGGCATTGAGCGACAAGGGTATAAAACTCGAAGATTTAAATGTCGTTGCGGAGTTCGGCAGTTCCGAAGCGGTAAAACATGCTGTAAAAGAAGGTATGGGGATTTCCGTTATATCTCAAAAGGCCGTGTTGGATTACGAAAAGATGGGCTTTATAAATGTTTACCGCATCGGGGACCTGGACCTTCGCAGGAACTTTTACCTGGTGTACAAAAAAAGTAGAACCCTCTCGCCGAATGCCGCTACTTTTAAAGAATTTATTCTAAATTTAATTCCCTAG
- the sfsA gene encoding DNA/RNA nuclease SfsA yields the protein MKIDGEKVNGVFEKRLNRFVASVKINEKSENVHVPNSGRLKELLTPGARVILQKALNPHRKYPYDLIMVYKGNTLISIDSTLPSRLLASELSKKKLLKLDYDCVKTEVFYGNSRFDVALGNDGEIFYYMEVKGVTLVEEGKALFPDAPTRRGAKHLIELAKAKKEGFGAGIFFVVQRDDAEIFSPNDSMDENFGKALRVAANAGVELFAYSCRVTQDEVVLLRPLPVEL from the coding sequence ATGAAAATCGATGGAGAAAAAGTCAACGGGGTTTTTGAAAAAAGGTTGAATAGGTTTGTCGCTTCCGTGAAAATAAACGAAAAGTCAGAGAATGTCCATGTTCCAAACAGCGGAAGGCTTAAAGAGCTTTTGACACCGGGTGCCCGAGTGATCCTGCAAAAAGCTCTAAATCCGCATAGAAAATACCCTTATGATTTGATAATGGTGTACAAGGGAAATACCCTCATATCCATAGATTCAACCTTGCCATCCCGGCTTCTAGCGAGCGAACTTTCAAAAAAGAAGTTGTTGAAGCTCGATTACGACTGCGTAAAGACAGAAGTATTTTACGGCAACAGCCGTTTTGACGTCGCGCTTGGAAACGATGGCGAAATTTTCTATTATATGGAAGTCAAGGGTGTAACCCTGGTTGAAGAAGGCAAGGCCCTCTTTCCCGATGCGCCGACGAGAAGAGGCGCAAAGCATTTGATTGAGCTTGCAAAAGCAAAGAAAGAGGGATTCGGCGCCGGCATATTTTTCGTGGTACAGAGAGACGACGCCGAAATTTTTTCACCCAATGATTCGATGGACGAAAATTTCGGGAAGGCTCTAAGGGTCGCCGCAAATGCCGGGGTTGAACTTTTTGCATACAGCTGCCGGGTAACTCAAGATGAAGTGGTACTGCTTCGGCCGTTGCCTGTAGAGTTGTGA
- a CDS encoding DUF6391 domain-containing protein: MLNIVTIPWQLLKIATDKRVRKNHSLEHATINVLEERYGRTLRIGGLAYSDGFSISGPDLPPPYEVLDAAREALFRMKNGESQLAIHPRCGTSMAGANFLFSAVFILVLVFYDHLSIINILLAFLVANMLAIPFGKVLQKFFTTYPDVRDLMIVDIYGRGFIFGFPFENFFNPNRTYYVRTEFESGQFRLLL; the protein is encoded by the coding sequence TTGCTTAACATCGTAACCATTCCGTGGCAGCTTTTAAAAATCGCCACGGACAAGCGGGTAAGGAAGAATCACAGCCTTGAACACGCCACCATTAATGTGCTGGAAGAAAGGTATGGCAGGACGCTTCGCATAGGCGGCCTTGCTTACTCCGATGGATTTTCGATATCGGGGCCCGACCTTCCGCCGCCTTATGAAGTTTTGGATGCGGCAAGAGAAGCGCTATTTCGCATGAAAAACGGCGAAAGTCAGCTCGCTATCCACCCGCGGTGCGGGACTTCTATGGCGGGGGCGAATTTCCTCTTTTCGGCAGTATTCATATTAGTTCTGGTTTTTTACGACCATCTTTCCATCATCAATATTTTATTGGCGTTTTTGGTTGCGAACATGCTGGCGATTCCATTTGGCAAGGTGCTCCAAAAGTTTTTCACGACCTATCCGGACGTAAGAGATTTAATGATCGTAGATATTTACGGGAGAGGCTTTATTTTTGGTTTTCCGTTCGAAAATTTTTTTAACCCCAACAGAACTTATTATGTAAGAACTGAATTTGAATCCGGACAATTTAGATTGCTGCTTTAG
- the oraE gene encoding D-ornithine 4,5-aminomutase subunit OraE, giving the protein MELKKDEKLNIEEILKDLEHYRPHRRGWHWREKVENQKIGPFEYLETSKSLKNSIPLPAAKYFGNIDPQPDFVITTEIASGRFEDDIRRMRMAAWHGADHIMVIRTAGQSHFDGLIEGTPEGVGGVPITRKQLRATRKALDMIEDEVGRPINFHSYVSGVAGPEVAVLFAEEGVNGAHQDPQYNVLYRNVNMVRSFVDAAVAKKIMAWADMIQIDGAHNANATAREAWKVMPELMVQHAINAMYSLKVGMKKENICLSTVPPTAPPAPCLRLDLPYAVALRELFKGFRMRAQMNTKYIESSTREATVTHVLNLLISRLTGADIQSTITPDEGRNVPWHYFNIQAVDTAKQALVGMDGLSEMVQIKRDGPLGEKVRELKERAVLFLEEILEVGGYFKAVEMGFFVDSGFYPERNGDGIVRKIDGGVGAGTVVKRDEDYMAPVCHHFGYNNLQEGLEHPCDLIGGCTLCNPDKIAYIDELDEKDNVHVRLEETRQLKEKGLIKPEVEWFADGVVCLNVFLPVNEEVAEAAGLEIAKRMGLEDAEIIHREIMHPAEGTYLEIKGKVPFAIDPSTLSIPKKPEVLTEEEIRNFVKEHPIKIVAATVGEDEHSVGLREILDIKHGGLEGFGIECHYLGTSVPVEKVVDAAIEVDADAILISTIITHADIHRINMRKLHELCVEKGIRDKVILVGGGTQVTDDIAKESGLDAGFGRGTKGIHVASFLVKKIKEKKEKWG; this is encoded by the coding sequence ATGGAACTTAAAAAAGATGAAAAGCTGAATATTGAAGAAATACTGAAGGACCTGGAGCACTACCGTCCCCACAGAAGGGGCTGGCACTGGCGTGAAAAGGTAGAAAACCAGAAAATAGGGCCTTTTGAGTACCTTGAAACATCAAAGAGCTTAAAAAACAGCATCCCGCTTCCAGCCGCCAAGTATTTCGGAAACATAGACCCGCAGCCGGATTTCGTCATCACCACGGAAATTGCTTCCGGCAGGTTTGAAGACGATATCCGCAGGATGCGCATGGCGGCTTGGCACGGCGCGGACCACATCATGGTTATCAGGACCGCGGGACAGAGCCACTTTGACGGCCTTATCGAGGGTACTCCAGAAGGTGTCGGGGGAGTTCCGATAACCAGAAAACAGCTTCGGGCTACAAGAAAAGCTCTTGATATGATAGAAGATGAGGTGGGGAGGCCGATAAACTTTCACTCTTATGTCAGTGGTGTGGCGGGACCCGAAGTGGCGGTGCTTTTTGCAGAAGAAGGAGTCAACGGCGCACACCAGGACCCGCAGTATAACGTGCTTTATAGGAACGTCAATATGGTGCGTTCCTTTGTCGATGCGGCGGTAGCAAAAAAGATAATGGCCTGGGCCGATATGATACAAATAGACGGCGCCCACAATGCCAACGCCACCGCCCGGGAAGCGTGGAAGGTAATGCCTGAGCTCATGGTGCAACATGCCATAAATGCTATGTATTCATTAAAGGTCGGCATGAAAAAAGAAAACATCTGCCTTTCGACAGTGCCGCCGACTGCGCCCCCGGCTCCGTGTTTGAGGCTTGACCTCCCCTATGCTGTGGCCCTGCGGGAACTCTTTAAAGGATTCAGGATGCGGGCCCAGATGAACACGAAGTACATCGAATCAAGCACGAGGGAGGCCACCGTAACTCACGTCCTTAACCTCCTCATATCGCGCCTCACCGGTGCAGATATACAGAGCACCATCACTCCAGATGAGGGGAGGAACGTGCCCTGGCATTACTTCAACATACAGGCTGTTGATACGGCAAAACAAGCTCTTGTGGGTATGGACGGTTTGTCCGAGATGGTCCAAATAAAAAGGGATGGCCCCCTCGGGGAAAAAGTGAGGGAATTAAAGGAGAGAGCTGTGCTCTTTCTCGAAGAAATCCTGGAGGTAGGTGGGTATTTCAAGGCCGTCGAAATGGGATTTTTCGTGGATTCGGGATTTTACCCCGAGCGTAACGGCGATGGAATCGTAAGAAAAATCGATGGCGGCGTTGGAGCCGGGACCGTGGTAAAAAGGGACGAAGACTACATGGCGCCCGTTTGCCACCATTTCGGCTACAATAACCTGCAGGAGGGACTGGAGCACCCCTGCGATTTGATAGGAGGGTGCACCCTTTGCAATCCGGATAAGATAGCTTATATCGATGAACTGGATGAAAAAGACAACGTCCACGTGAGGCTGGAAGAGACAAGACAGCTCAAAGAAAAAGGCCTTATAAAACCTGAAGTAGAGTGGTTTGCCGATGGAGTTGTTTGCTTGAACGTGTTCCTGCCTGTCAATGAAGAGGTGGCAGAAGCTGCGGGGCTGGAAATTGCAAAAAGGATGGGGCTCGAGGATGCCGAAATAATCCACCGCGAGATAATGCACCCCGCCGAAGGTACTTACCTTGAAATAAAGGGGAAAGTCCCATTTGCGATTGACCCCTCAACGCTTTCGATTCCTAAAAAACCGGAGGTGCTTACGGAAGAGGAAATAAGGAACTTCGTAAAAGAACATCCTATAAAAATCGTTGCGGCTACTGTTGGTGAGGATGAACATTCCGTGGGCCTAAGGGAAATTTTGGACATAAAGCACGGGGGCCTTGAAGGTTTCGGAATTGAATGCCATTACCTCGGAACATCGGTGCCGGTAGAAAAGGTGGTGGATGCCGCAATAGAAGTCGATGCCGATGCTATACTAATAAGCACCATTATAACCCATGCGGATATTCACAGGATAAATATGAGGAAATTACACGAACTGTGCGTAGAAAAAGGCATTAGGGATAAAGTTATTCTCGTAGGCGGTGGTACTCAGGTTACCGATGACATAGCAAAGGAGTCAGGGCTTGATGCGGGATTCGGAAGAGGTACTAAAGGGATACACGTTGCCAGTTTCCTGGTGAAAAAAATAAAGGAGAAGAAAGAAAAATGGGGGTAA
- a CDS encoding ornithine aminomutase subunit alpha: MQRKDDFEERRKHLANLTEKELEKRFWELTEKIVDPLIELARTHTSPSIERSVLLRMGFDSLTAKAVVEKCVEKGLLGKGAGQVVLKYALYKGISVKEAGNQLARGEGWDEIEKAMALKIDASTVGKVM, encoded by the coding sequence ATGCAGAGAAAAGATGACTTTGAAGAAAGGCGAAAGCACCTTGCAAATCTCACTGAGAAAGAATTAGAAAAAAGGTTCTGGGAGCTCACCGAAAAAATAGTAGACCCTCTGATTGAGCTTGCGCGAACCCATACATCTCCTTCTATAGAAAGGTCAGTGCTGCTCAGGATGGGTTTTGACAGCCTCACGGCGAAAGCTGTTGTGGAAAAGTGCGTGGAAAAAGGATTGCTCGGTAAGGGAGCGGGGCAAGTGGTTTTAAAATACGCCCTTTATAAAGGGATTTCCGTTAAAGAAGCCGGGAATCAATTGGCTCGAGGCGAGGGCTGGGATGAAATAGAAAAAGCCATGGCGTTAAAAATAGACGCATCTACTGTGGGGAAGGTGATGTAA
- the ortB gene encoding 2-amino-4-oxopentanoate thiolase subunit OrtB — MSYDAVMKRKNEIMKKAVGIDYQVFESGCIAFDYERMMQEVGYTIDEVRKIQAETGVGNTPLLELKNLTKLARKVAPPGKGARIFVKDEACNPSGSFKDRRASVSVYRAQKLGYKGVIAATSGNYGAAVASQAAMRGLNCIVVQEVFDSRGRGQPEILEKGRKCEAFGAEVIQLTVGPELFYTFLCLLDETGYFNASLYTPFAIAGIETLGYELAEQVRAIAGKDPDAVVVTHAGGGNVTGTARGLLKAGCKNTKIIGASVDLTGLHMASDRDFNRKSFTTGHTGFGVPFATWPDRADVPRNAARPLRYLDRYVTVSQGEVFYITEALAQLEGLERGPAGNTSLAAAFAIAQEMDEDQVIVVQETEYTGAGKLPSAQLTFAKEMGVEVRRGDPADDKPGERIIIPEHPSQIRVKEVDLNVLRKSYISNCLENYRVEKVTEEDIKFLAEDTKTDEEYVKNILKDLGVKF; from the coding sequence ATGAGCTACGATGCCGTAATGAAGAGAAAAAATGAAATAATGAAAAAGGCGGTTGGGATAGACTATCAAGTCTTTGAATCGGGCTGCATTGCTTTCGACTACGAGCGCATGATGCAGGAAGTGGGTTATACCATAGACGAAGTAAGGAAGATACAGGCAGAGACGGGGGTAGGGAATACTCCTTTGTTGGAACTTAAAAATCTTACGAAGCTAGCAAGAAAAGTTGCACCACCGGGTAAGGGAGCCCGGATTTTCGTAAAGGATGAAGCCTGCAACCCTTCGGGCAGCTTTAAGGACAGGAGAGCATCGGTTTCGGTATACAGGGCTCAAAAATTGGGGTATAAAGGAGTAATAGCCGCCACCAGCGGAAATTACGGTGCGGCGGTGGCATCGCAGGCTGCCATGAGGGGATTAAACTGCATTGTGGTTCAGGAGGTATTCGACAGTCGAGGGAGGGGACAGCCTGAAATACTGGAAAAGGGTAGAAAGTGCGAAGCTTTTGGCGCCGAAGTAATCCAGCTTACTGTGGGACCCGAATTATTTTACACCTTTTTGTGCCTGCTGGATGAAACGGGTTATTTCAATGCATCGCTTTATACCCCCTTTGCCATAGCCGGGATTGAGACGCTGGGATATGAGCTGGCGGAGCAGGTAAGGGCAATCGCAGGTAAGGACCCCGATGCGGTGGTTGTAACCCATGCGGGAGGGGGGAATGTCACCGGCACCGCAAGGGGACTTTTGAAGGCAGGTTGTAAAAATACGAAGATTATAGGAGCGAGTGTTGATCTTACTGGACTTCACATGGCAAGCGACAGGGACTTTAACAGGAAATCCTTTACCACCGGTCATACAGGCTTTGGCGTTCCCTTTGCCACATGGCCCGATAGGGCTGACGTGCCGAGAAATGCTGCAAGGCCCCTGCGCTACCTGGATAGATATGTGACCGTAAGTCAGGGCGAGGTCTTTTACATTACGGAGGCTTTAGCACAGCTCGAAGGCCTGGAACGGGGTCCTGCGGGCAACACATCTCTTGCGGCTGCTTTTGCGATAGCTCAGGAGATGGACGAAGATCAGGTTATCGTGGTGCAGGAAACGGAATATACGGGGGCCGGGAAACTGCCATCTGCTCAGCTTACTTTTGCAAAAGAAATGGGTGTAGAAGTGCGCCGAGGGGACCCTGCCGACGACAAGCCGGGCGAGAGGATAATAATCCCGGAGCATCCTTCTCAAATTAGGGTAAAGGAAGTTGACCTGAACGTCTTGAGGAAATCCTATATCAGCAACTGTTTAGAAAATTATAGAGTCGAAAAGGTGACGGAGGAAGACATAAAATTCCTGGCCGAAGATACGAAGACAGACGAGGAATATGTAAAGAACATATTAAAAGATCTGGGAGTTAAATTTTAG
- the ortA gene encoding 2-amino-4-oxopentanoate thiolase subunit OrtA, which yields MPDALKGTWVQIHKVVLKPEERSARLPDDTKKVPLEFRLKGFLTHDANLGDEVEIETLIGRKVRGKLVKINPMYDHGFGRPVPELLSIGMELRKILGGEDSVS from the coding sequence ATGCCTGATGCTTTAAAAGGGACCTGGGTTCAGATTCATAAGGTTGTGTTAAAACCCGAGGAAAGGTCGGCACGCCTTCCGGACGATACGAAAAAAGTGCCGCTTGAATTCAGGCTGAAAGGCTTTCTCACACATGACGCCAATTTGGGCGATGAAGTGGAAATCGAGACTTTAATAGGCCGAAAGGTAAGAGGTAAGCTTGTAAAAATAAATCCCATGTATGACCATGGATTTGGAAGGCCTGTGCCTGAGCTTCTCTCAATAGGGATGGAGTTGAGGAAGATCCTGGGAGGTGAAGACAGTGTCTCGTGA
- the ord gene encoding 2,4-diaminopentanoate dehydrogenase codes for MNNIKVIVWGLGAMGGGMARMILQKKGMEIVGAIASRQEKAGRDLGEVLNLGTKVGVTVTAESEKALKEDADIVLVATSSFTREVFPQIKMAVESGKNVITIAEEMAYPAYREPDIAKEIDKLAKDHNVTVLGTGINPGFVLDTLIIALSGVCMDIKKITARRINDLSPFGTTVMRTQGVGTTVEEFHRGLEEGTIVGHIGFPESISLISESLGLEIDEIKQIREPIVSKVYRETPYAKVQPGMVAGCKHIGIGLRKGEPVIILEHPQQIRPELENVETGDYIEIEGTPNIDLAIKPEIPGGIGTIAIAVNMIPKVIEAKPGLVTMKDLPVPAAIMGDVRKLLKDGGENA; via the coding sequence ATGAATAACATAAAAGTCATCGTCTGGGGCCTAGGAGCTATGGGCGGAGGCATGGCCAGGATGATTTTGCAAAAAAAGGGCATGGAGATAGTCGGAGCTATAGCTTCGCGGCAGGAAAAGGCCGGAAGGGACCTGGGAGAAGTACTGAATCTTGGCACTAAAGTCGGTGTGACTGTAACCGCCGAGTCAGAGAAAGCATTGAAAGAAGATGCTGATATCGTTCTTGTTGCCACTTCTTCTTTTACCAGGGAAGTTTTCCCGCAAATTAAGATGGCCGTTGAAAGCGGGAAAAATGTCATTACCATTGCCGAAGAGATGGCTTACCCCGCCTATCGAGAACCCGATATAGCAAAAGAAATAGACAAATTGGCGAAAGACCATAACGTAACGGTCCTTGGAACCGGCATAAATCCGGGCTTCGTACTGGATACCCTCATAATTGCCTTAAGCGGTGTGTGCATGGATATCAAGAAAATCACGGCAAGGAGGATAAACGACCTTTCGCCTTTCGGCACCACAGTAATGAGGACCCAAGGCGTGGGGACTACCGTGGAAGAATTCCACAGAGGCCTGGAGGAAGGCACGATAGTCGGCCACATCGGTTTTCCCGAGTCCATAAGCCTTATTTCCGAATCTCTGGGGCTTGAAATCGACGAAATAAAGCAGATAAGAGAACCCATAGTTTCGAAAGTCTACCGTGAAACTCCTTACGCCAAGGTTCAGCCGGGCATGGTGGCGGGCTGCAAGCATATCGGTATAGGCCTTAGGAAGGGTGAACCTGTTATAATCCTGGAACACCCCCAGCAGATAAGGCCGGAGCTGGAAAACGTCGAAACCGGCGATTATATCGAGATTGAAGGCACCCCCAATATTGATCTGGCAATAAAACCCGAAATTCCTGGTGGCATAGGCACTATTGCCATCGCTGTCAATATGATTCCGAAGGTTATTGAGGCAAAGCCGGGTTTAGTTACTATGAAAGACCTGCCGGTGCCTGCTGCTATCATGGGAGATGTGAGGAAACTTCTGAAGGATGGTGGGGAAAATGCCTGA